One window of Neochlamydia sp. AcF84 genomic DNA carries:
- the tyrS gene encoding tyrosine--tRNA ligase gives MPSLIETLAERGFIEACTSDELKDILAQPTKVYCGFDPTADSLHLGHLICMMGLAWFQRFGHTPFVILGGATGMIGDPSGKISERQILDEETLLKNLIGIHKNFEKILEAHGRPNATVFLNNYDWFKNFSLVSFLRQVGKYFRMGPMLSKDSVKGRMTSEEGMSFTEFAYQVLQGYDFLHLFQNYGVKVQIGGSDQWGNITAGTELIRKAVGQSSYGLTFPLLTRSDGQKFGKSEKGAIWLSADKLSPYEFYQYLVRVSDADVIKMMRMLTFMDMDEIRKYQEQMQQPDYVPNTAQKRLAKEVTRIVHGEENFKIALGVTEAAAPGAKANLDAPALELMAQNMPSRILKNNTVVNAKLLELICQVGLLPSKSEARRLARNGGIYLNNNKVEDEHYIIRPDDLIANRLLLLAVGKKNKILISIEN, from the coding sequence ATGCCCAGCTTAATAGAAACTCTAGCCGAACGTGGCTTTATTGAAGCTTGCACAAGTGATGAGCTGAAAGATATATTAGCACAGCCTACAAAAGTTTATTGTGGATTTGATCCTACTGCCGATAGCTTGCATTTGGGCCACCTGATCTGCATGATGGGGCTTGCCTGGTTTCAACGTTTTGGGCACACTCCTTTCGTTATATTAGGAGGGGCAACAGGCATGATTGGCGATCCTTCAGGTAAAATTTCTGAGCGGCAAATCTTAGATGAAGAGACATTACTAAAAAACCTTATTGGCATTCATAAAAATTTTGAAAAAATCCTTGAGGCGCATGGTCGTCCTAATGCAACGGTTTTTTTAAACAATTATGATTGGTTCAAAAATTTTTCGCTTGTAAGTTTCTTGCGCCAGGTTGGCAAGTATTTTAGAATGGGTCCTATGCTTTCTAAAGATTCTGTTAAAGGACGTATGACTTCCGAAGAAGGCATGAGCTTTACAGAATTTGCCTATCAAGTCTTGCAAGGCTATGATTTTCTTCATTTATTTCAGAATTATGGGGTAAAAGTTCAAATAGGTGGAAGTGACCAATGGGGCAATATTACAGCAGGAACAGAGCTCATTCGAAAGGCAGTTGGTCAATCCTCTTATGGTTTAACCTTTCCTCTATTAACCCGCAGTGATGGACAAAAATTTGGAAAATCTGAAAAGGGAGCTATATGGCTTTCAGCGGATAAGCTTTCTCCTTATGAGTTTTATCAATATTTAGTACGTGTTTCTGATGCCGATGTCATTAAAATGATGCGCATGCTGACCTTTATGGATATGGATGAAATCAGAAAATATCAAGAGCAAATGCAGCAACCCGATTACGTACCCAATACGGCTCAAAAACGCCTAGCTAAAGAAGTAACGCGTATCGTGCATGGAGAGGAAAACTTTAAAATAGCTTTAGGAGTTACCGAAGCAGCAGCTCCGGGAGCCAAAGCTAATTTGGATGCTCCAGCACTTGAATTAATGGCGCAAAATATGCCGTCCCGTATCCTTAAAAATAATACGGTCGTCAATGCTAAATTGCTTGAACTGATATGCCAAGTAGGACTCCTGCCTAGTAAAAGTGAAGCAAGACGCTTGGCTCGAAATGGAGGAATATATTTAAATAACAATAAAGTGGAAGATGAGCACTACATTATACGACCTGATGATTTAATAGCAAATCGCCTGCTGTTGTTAGCCGTTGGTAAAAAGAATAAGATATTAATAAGTATTGAAAATTAA